The following coding sequences are from one Candidatus Melainabacteria bacterium window:
- a CDS encoding DUF1574 domain-containing protein: MKGWSVLKRLSRSSFLYICVLLACTDVVLSAYVPRTNQIWYEKSVNGSNEPFCRKIFEYICSQPDPHVVMMGSSLLAVPSISCDETFVRARSPYSTLPDMFAFSHYKRCDYFKMLLSQSLGKKVDVVNLGLAGIVASDQKLILEKALAFNKKPGLVVWTVAPAEFIWNDGRGVDNTRIGQAFKSYSWPFDASAIALAADRVRRECTWHFDLLENELAACKAPMSEYVNKLLNRPAQEDKALTAAKQALAANQTDTVESAMDAYGRKNRLEDIPHFKMNYSKVDNKLFDKQLESFTQTLELCNQHNVPVVIVNMPLTKYNRDLIDRNVYEKYISSVSEIAQRHRSPFVDMDSSNGFALSDFYDSTHLNETGGKKLFTALANRIPKLATDHPQLAGVRETAN; this comes from the coding sequence ATGAAAGGGTGGTCCGTGCTCAAACGCTTGAGCCGGAGCAGCTTTCTGTATATCTGCGTGTTGCTTGCGTGTACAGATGTAGTGCTGAGCGCCTACGTGCCACGCACCAACCAGATCTGGTACGAAAAGAGTGTTAACGGCAGCAACGAGCCATTTTGCCGCAAAATTTTCGAATATATATGCTCTCAACCTGATCCACACGTAGTGATGATGGGATCGTCACTACTGGCGGTGCCATCAATCTCTTGCGACGAAACTTTTGTTCGAGCCAGGAGTCCATACTCGACGTTGCCTGATATGTTCGCATTCAGTCATTACAAGCGCTGCGACTACTTCAAAATGCTGCTCTCTCAGAGCCTGGGAAAGAAAGTCGACGTAGTAAATCTTGGACTAGCCGGAATCGTTGCGTCGGACCAGAAATTGATTCTCGAAAAAGCGCTTGCATTCAACAAAAAACCTGGTCTTGTGGTCTGGACAGTTGCCCCGGCCGAGTTTATCTGGAATGACGGTCGCGGAGTAGACAACACCCGCATCGGTCAGGCTTTCAAGTCATATTCCTGGCCATTCGACGCGAGCGCTATAGCCCTGGCGGCAGACAGAGTGAGAAGAGAGTGCACGTGGCATTTCGACTTGCTGGAAAATGAGTTAGCCGCCTGTAAAGCGCCTATGAGCGAGTACGTCAATAAACTGTTGAATCGTCCCGCCCAGGAAGATAAAGCGCTTACCGCCGCCAAACAGGCTTTGGCAGCAAATCAAACAGACACGGTTGAATCTGCGATGGATGCCTACGGTCGAAAGAACAGACTGGAAGACATTCCGCACTTCAAAATGAACTACTCAAAAGTAGACAACAAGCTATTCGATAAACAGTTGGAATCTTTCACGCAAACGTTGGAGTTGTGCAATCAGCATAACGTTCCTGTAGTGATAGTAAATATGCCGCTGACGAAATACAACCGCGACTTGATTGATAGAAATGTCTACGAAAAGTACATCTCGTCAGTCAGCGAAATTGCTCAACGGCATCGCAGTCCATTTGTCGACATGGATAGCTCCAACGGTTTTGCACTATCGGATTTTTATGATTCGACACATCTGAACGAGACTGGCGGCAAGAAGCTCTTCACAGCTCTAGCCAATCGCATTCCAAAACTGGCAACCGATCACCCGCAACTTGCAGGCGTCCGCGAAACTGCGAACTAG
- a CDS encoding aldehyde dehydrogenase family protein, with translation MSTSTQSLQTKTRADAPRVYHNYIGGRWVKAENGETFTSTNPANEKEIIGHFAASTVNDVKKAIDAAEEALKTWRKVPAPHRAEILYRVAHLLETRKEEMARNMVREMGKVIKEARGDVQEAIDMAKFMAGEGRRLMGTTVPSELPNKFAMSVRAPIGVVGLITPWNFPVAIPSWKIFPAIVAGNTVVFKPATDTPLCAVMLVEVLVEAGLPAGVLNLVTGEGSKVGQAIVEDPRVRAISITGSTVVGKKVAGRCGELMKRISCELGGKNAICIMEDADIELAVEGAVWGGFGTAGQRCTAASRVIVHKDRYKEFTEKFVARARALKLGDGLDPEVHVGPVVSKSQLHSVHEYVEIGQKEGATLLCGGNIVKDNGMENGWFHEPTVFGDVKPSMRIAQEEIFGPVVSIIKVNDFDEAIEVANGTEYGLSLSMYTKDVNRAFAAIEELESGIVYINAPTIGAEIQLPFGGVKQTGNGHREAGTTAIDQFTEWKSVYVDYSGRLQRAQIDNHPARTEDDESKIAP, from the coding sequence ATGAGCACTAGTACACAGAGTCTGCAAACAAAGACCAGGGCTGACGCTCCTCGCGTCTACCATAACTACATCGGTGGTCGTTGGGTGAAGGCTGAAAATGGTGAAACTTTCACCAGCACTAATCCTGCCAATGAAAAAGAGATCATCGGTCACTTCGCAGCATCCACGGTCAACGATGTTAAAAAGGCTATTGATGCAGCCGAGGAAGCACTGAAGACCTGGAGAAAAGTTCCAGCTCCTCACCGCGCCGAGATTCTCTACAGAGTCGCTCACTTGCTCGAAACTCGCAAAGAAGAAATGGCGAGAAACATGGTTCGCGAAATGGGCAAAGTGATCAAAGAAGCGCGTGGCGATGTGCAAGAAGCTATCGACATGGCTAAGTTCATGGCCGGCGAGGGACGCCGCCTGATGGGTACAACCGTACCGTCTGAGCTGCCCAACAAGTTCGCCATGTCCGTGAGGGCACCTATTGGCGTGGTCGGGCTGATCACGCCGTGGAACTTCCCTGTTGCTATACCAAGCTGGAAAATTTTTCCGGCTATCGTTGCGGGCAACACGGTCGTTTTCAAACCAGCTACAGACACTCCTCTTTGCGCAGTCATGCTCGTTGAAGTGCTTGTAGAAGCAGGACTCCCTGCAGGAGTACTGAATCTGGTTACAGGCGAAGGCAGCAAAGTAGGTCAGGCGATCGTTGAAGATCCACGTGTTCGCGCAATTTCCATTACCGGCTCAACAGTAGTCGGCAAGAAAGTTGCCGGACGTTGCGGTGAATTGATGAAGCGCATCTCTTGTGAATTGGGTGGAAAGAATGCCATCTGCATCATGGAAGATGCCGATATCGAACTGGCTGTCGAAGGCGCTGTTTGGGGCGGTTTCGGTACTGCCGGACAGCGTTGCACCGCTGCCAGCCGAGTCATAGTGCACAAGGATCGCTACAAAGAATTTACTGAAAAATTCGTTGCACGCGCCAGAGCCCTCAAACTCGGTGACGGTCTGGACCCTGAAGTGCACGTCGGACCGGTAGTTTCGAAGTCTCAGTTGCACAGCGTGCACGAGTACGTTGAGATAGGCCAGAAAGAAGGTGCCACCCTCCTTTGCGGTGGCAACATCGTCAAGGATAACGGTATGGAAAACGGTTGGTTCCATGAGCCTACAGTTTTCGGTGACGTCAAGCCATCGATGCGTATCGCTCAGGAAGAAATATTCGGACCAGTCGTGAGCATCATCAAAGTCAATGATTTCGATGAAGCTATTGAAGTAGCTAACGGCACCGAATATGGTCTCTCCCTTTCAATGTATACAAAAGACGTAAACCGCGCCTTCGCAGCTATCGAAGAGCTCGAATCCGGCATCGTCTACATAAATGCTCCAACGATTGGTGCTGAAATTCAGTTGCCTTTCGGTGGTGTCAAACAAACCGGCAACGGACACCGTGAAGCCGGAACCACTGCAATCGACCAATTCACCGAGTGGAAGTCTGTATATGTCGACTACTCGGGACGCCTGCAGAGAGCGCAGATTGATAATCATCCTGCTCGAACTGAAGACGACGAAAGCAAAATTGCTCCGTAA
- a CDS encoding butyryl-CoA dehydrogenase — translation MDFDFTPEQMAMRKHMRDFAEREIAPKAAYNDRECKFDWDIAKKIFAEGFLGCPVPEKYGGLGMDYVAYGLMTEEINRVCSSTRTLFSVQTSLVALTILKWGTEAQKQELLPKLCNGEYIGCYGLTEPEAGSDAGNQQTKAVKDGSDYLLTGQKTWISCGSIATHALVFATVDTKLGHKGITCFIVDTKSKGFSAVPIKGKLGLRASDTSSLFLDQVRVPAANMLGGLGEGFKVAMSALDNGRFSVAAGAVGLVQGCIDACTTYAMQRQTFGKPIGEHQQVQAMIADMVADAEAGRLLYLRAAHLKNKGVRNTLETSIAKLFCGEAANKAGHNAVQIFGGYGFSDEYPVERYFRDAKVLNIYEGTREIQRLIIAQDALGIRNANGQSTGRMTALAGTAAEPQLAGV, via the coding sequence ATGGATTTTGACTTTACACCGGAGCAGATGGCAATGCGCAAGCACATGCGTGACTTTGCCGAGCGTGAAATTGCTCCTAAAGCTGCGTACAACGATCGCGAATGCAAGTTCGATTGGGATATCGCCAAAAAGATCTTCGCTGAAGGTTTTCTAGGCTGCCCAGTGCCTGAGAAATACGGCGGTCTGGGAATGGACTATGTGGCCTACGGTTTGATGACCGAAGAAATCAACCGTGTCTGCTCTTCCACTCGAACTCTTTTCTCAGTGCAGACATCTCTCGTTGCTCTGACGATTTTGAAGTGGGGAACCGAAGCTCAGAAGCAAGAATTGCTGCCTAAGCTTTGCAACGGCGAATACATCGGTTGCTACGGTTTGACTGAGCCAGAAGCAGGTTCAGACGCCGGTAACCAGCAGACCAAAGCAGTTAAGGACGGTTCCGACTATCTGTTGACCGGTCAGAAAACCTGGATCTCATGCGGTTCTATCGCTACACACGCGCTTGTCTTCGCAACTGTCGACACCAAGTTGGGACACAAAGGCATCACCTGCTTTATCGTCGATACCAAGTCGAAAGGCTTCTCGGCTGTGCCAATCAAAGGCAAGTTGGGATTGCGCGCATCAGACACATCGTCCTTGTTCCTTGATCAGGTGCGTGTACCAGCTGCAAACATGCTCGGTGGACTCGGTGAAGGCTTCAAAGTGGCTATGTCAGCCCTGGATAACGGTCGTTTCTCAGTAGCCGCCGGTGCCGTAGGTCTCGTGCAGGGATGTATCGATGCTTGCACCACCTACGCAATGCAGAGGCAGACATTTGGCAAGCCAATCGGTGAGCATCAACAGGTGCAAGCCATGATTGCCGACATGGTTGCCGATGCAGAAGCCGGACGACTGCTCTACTTGCGTGCCGCCCATCTGAAGAACAAAGGCGTTCGCAACACGCTTGAAACTTCAATTGCAAAATTGTTCTGCGGAGAAGCGGCTAACAAAGCTGGTCACAACGCAGTACAAATCTTCGGTGGCTATGGATTCTCAGATGAGTATCCAGTTGAGCGCTACTTCCGCGACGCTAAAGTGCTGAACATCTACGAAGGAACTCGCGAAATCCAACGCTTGATCATCGCTCAAGATGCGCTCGGTATCCGCAATGCGAACGGACAGAGCACTGGTCGTATGACCGCTCTTGCTGGAACCGCAGCAGAACCACAATTGGCTGGCGTGTAA
- a CDS encoding dodecin domain-containing protein: MAGGVYKMTEIVGTSPNSFADAVKEGVKRASKTLRNLGWFEVVDQRGLIKDGQVAEFQVTIKVGFKLDD, encoded by the coding sequence ATGGCCGGTGGCGTATATAAGATGACTGAGATCGTCGGGACCTCTCCTAACAGTTTTGCGGATGCAGTAAAAGAAGGCGTGAAGAGAGCCAGCAAGACTCTTCGTAACCTGGGCTGGTTCGAAGTGGTCGATCAAAGAGGTTTGATCAAAGATGGCCAGGTCGCTGAGTTCCAGGTGACTATCAAAGTTGGATTTAAACTGGACGACTAG
- a CDS encoding aminotransferase class III-fold pyridoxal phosphate-dependent enzyme yields MVMAERLNKNLAYLELDDKFVNPVLSRSARIVAERAEGSYIYDMNGDAYLDLATGIAVNNVGHCHPKVVAAIQKQAAELIHTSVTVHHKRYIELAQKLVDITPKTLDSVFLANSGAEAVEGAVKLARYVTGRPGIINFRGSFHGRTMLTMALTTSKLYYREKYEPLPSCIYTVPFPYTYRSPLKDNPEAVVDSVFEELDNLFHQFIHPEQVAAFIVEPVQGEGGYVIPPKGFLTRLRKLADKHGIMLIIDEVQSGFGRTGKMFACEHEPVEPDIMLMAKGIAGGMPLSGFISRREITSKWLPGRHGSTFGGNPVSCAAALAVIDVLQEEKLPERAAKLGGEMLKRLQKFAEDKQYIGEVRGLGMMLGIEFDEKDGKPSKELAEKVAERCLENKLIVLTCGIRGQVIRLIPPLNLSDADAAKALDILEKAMTF; encoded by the coding sequence ATGGTGATGGCTGAAAGGTTGAACAAAAATCTTGCGTACTTGGAACTCGATGACAAATTTGTCAATCCGGTTCTTTCGAGATCGGCTCGTATTGTCGCAGAGCGCGCAGAAGGCTCTTATATCTATGACATGAACGGCGATGCTTATCTCGATCTGGCAACAGGTATCGCGGTAAATAACGTCGGACACTGCCATCCCAAAGTCGTCGCAGCCATTCAAAAGCAAGCAGCCGAGCTGATTCACACATCAGTTACCGTGCACCACAAGCGTTACATCGAACTGGCTCAAAAGCTCGTCGACATCACTCCTAAGACTCTCGATTCTGTCTTTCTGGCAAACAGCGGTGCTGAAGCCGTTGAAGGCGCCGTCAAACTGGCGCGCTACGTCACAGGACGTCCGGGCATCATCAACTTCCGCGGCTCCTTCCACGGTCGCACGATGCTGACGATGGCTCTCACCACTTCAAAACTTTATTACCGTGAAAAGTATGAGCCGCTGCCAAGCTGCATCTACACGGTGCCTTTCCCTTACACCTATCGCTCACCTCTGAAAGACAATCCAGAAGCCGTGGTCGATAGCGTATTTGAAGAACTCGATAACCTCTTCCATCAATTTATTCACCCAGAGCAAGTGGCTGCTTTTATCGTTGAGCCTGTGCAGGGTGAAGGTGGTTATGTCATTCCGCCGAAGGGCTTCCTGACTCGCTTGCGTAAGCTGGCCGACAAGCACGGCATCATGCTGATTATTGATGAAGTGCAGTCTGGATTCGGCAGAACCGGAAAAATGTTCGCTTGCGAACACGAACCAGTCGAGCCGGACATCATGTTGATGGCTAAGGGAATTGCAGGCGGCATGCCTCTTTCCGGATTTATCTCACGTCGCGAAATCACAAGCAAATGGTTGCCTGGAAGACACGGCTCCACATTTGGTGGCAACCCGGTTTCTTGCGCTGCTGCGCTTGCCGTTATCGACGTGCTGCAGGAAGAGAAATTGCCGGAGCGTGCAGCCAAACTGGGCGGCGAAATGCTCAAGCGTTTGCAAAAATTTGCCGAAGACAAGCAATACATCGGCGAAGTGCGTGGACTGGGCATGATGCTCGGCATCGAGTTTGATGAAAAAGACGGCAAACCAAGCAAAGAATTGGCTGAGAAGGTGGCCGAGCGTTGCCTCGAGAACAAGTTGATTGTTCTCACTTGCGGCATCCGCGGCCAGGTTATTCGCTTGATTCCACCGCTCAATCTTTCGGATGCCGATGCTGCAAAAGCTTTGGATATCCTCGAAAAGGCCATGACGTTTTAA